The following are from one region of the Dreissena polymorpha isolate Duluth1 chromosome 2, UMN_Dpol_1.0, whole genome shotgun sequence genome:
- the LOC127866563 gene encoding uncharacterized protein LOC127866563, protein MAKRNDIDTESEIINSLLLAAKGGEFKIVWTIIGTESHPRKTYLINVIPENRRWGIIHQAVYWEGKGKEVLRTLLAIPGCDINSRTKACTSECGDTSRQTPAQVADAYRYTNVRAILDSATMPKDSLVHTLQPYENYNEQAALGLLTVTLAAYKKTFHPSPIDPNKDIVTVLADIWRDLLSSDVRWKAIRDAVADAVYIINEENSNNIKKSENTEQLFLSIIQTYTLEENYMYTYLNMAFRRQSQTNYSPTGDDLALGPYAVVYQMLLLFWPMVPKENRTTYRKMMLLKEDCDKYTIGTKFVWQSVVSSSTVLAKAVPFPTCSGVKGEYSILFTIDNSTSSSWQPRNIENYASYMEHERTYPAGARFVVTGRSKKGGDIHVNLRLLQK, encoded by the coding sequence ATGGCGAAGCGCAATGACATCGATACAGAATCCGAAATAATTAATTCACTCTTACTAGCAGCGAAAGGAGGAGAATTTAAGATCGTTTGGACCATTATAGGAACAGAATCACATCCCCGgaaaacatatttgataaatGTTATACCAGAAAACCGACGTTGGGGAATAATACACCAGGCTGTTTATTGGGAAGGAAAAGGAAAAGAAGTGTTACGAACTCTTTTAGCGATACCTGGTTGTGACATAAATTCCCGAACTAAAGCGTGCACGTCCGAGTGCGGGGATACTAGCAGACAAACTCCCGCTCAGGTGGCAGACGCGTATCGTTATACAAATGTACGGGCAATATTAGATTCTGCAACAATGCCTAAAGATTCTCTGGTTCACACGCTCCAGCCATATGAAAACTATAATGAGCAAGCAGCGTTAGGTCTTCTGACAGTTACTTTGGCAGCGTACAAGAAAACGTTCCATCCGAGTCCTATCGACCCGAACAAAGACATTGTCACGGTCCTGGCAGATATTTGGAGAGATTTGCTAAGTTCAGACGTGCGATGGAAAGCGATCAGAGACGCTGTTGCAGACgctgtttatattataaatgaagAAAACAGCAATAACATTAAGAAGAGTGAAAACACAGAGCAGCTCTTTCTGTCAATCATACAGACGTATACGTTAGAGgagaattacatgtatacttacTTGAACATGGCGTTCAGACGACAGTCGCAGACGAATTACTCGCCGACAGGAGATGACCTGGCCTTGGGGCCATACGCTGTCGTTTATCAGATGCTTCTTCTATTTTGGCCAATGGTTCCTAAGGAAAATCGAACAACTTATAGGAAAATGATGCTTTTAAAAGAGGACTGCGACAAATACACAATAGGAACCAAGTTTGTCTGGCAGAGTGTTGTTTCTTCGTCCACAGTGCTGGCGAAAGCAGTTCCCTTTCCAACATGCAGTGGCGTCAAAGGCGAATATTCAATTCTCTTCACAATTGATAACAGCACAAGCAGCTCGTGGCAACCAAGAAACATAGAAAATTATGCGAGTTATATGGAGCATGAACGCACATACCCAGCTGGTGCCAGGTTTGTGGTAACCGGAAGATCAAAGAAAGGTGGCGACATTCACGTAAATCTTCGTCTgcttcaaaaataa
- the LOC127866565 gene encoding ADP-ribosylhydrolase ARH1-like: MEVSGKKNNKTKYEASMILSGVGDALGFKNGQWEMCRDGQHILQELEAMGGLQNLQIKPPQWLISDDTLLHIATCKALLAQGPNPVLGKLLRQMAIEYKTTMSDMLDTPDRIPGKTCKVSCESLDPWSKKPVLFNPNGGGSGAAMRAMCIGLRFPKPEQLEDLLTISIESGRLTHHHPTGYLGSLASALFTSYAIQAKPLRDWGAGLLNVLPRAKEYVKASNQYTQENMQAWVYFESRWKEYLGARGILDNKNEPNFPENYDVNKRDSFYAYLSYDGVGGSSGHDAPMIAYDALLGCSGKWAELCYRAMLHGGDSDTTGAIAGALFGALYGFSGVPENHYSGLEQKDELFELANQLYTLSDRDSS; encoded by the coding sequence ATGGAGGTAAGcggaaagaaaaacaacaaaacaaaatatgaagccTCGATGATTTTGAGTGGTGTTGGAGATGCACTCGGATTTAAAAACGGACAATGGGAAATGTGCCGTGATGGACAACATATATTGCAGGAATTGGAAGCGATGGGAGGTCTGCAAAATCTGCAAATTAAACCGCCCCAATGGCTGATTAGTGACGACACTCTTTTACATATTGCTACATGTAAAGCTCTATTGGCACAAGGACCAAACCCTGTTCTTGGAAAGCTTCTTCGCCAAATGGCAATCGAATATAAGACAACTATGTCGGATATGTTGGACACACCTGATCGAATTCCAGGTAAAACATGCAAAGTGTCATGTGAAAGCTTGGATCCATGGTCCAAGAAGCCAGTACTCTTCAATCCAAACGGCGGAGGAAGTGGCGCCGCCATGAGGGCGATGTGCATTGGGCTGCGGTTTCCAAAACCCGAACAGCTGGAAGATTTGTTGACAATAAGCATTGAGTCTGGGAGGTTGACGCACCACCATCCTACTGGATATCTCGGATCTCTCGCGTCAGCACTCTTTACCTCATATGCCATACAGGCTAAACCTCTACGAGATTGGGGTGCCGGGCTTCTTAATGTGCTGCCACGCGCAAAAGAGTATGTCAAGGCATCAAACCAGTACACGCAAGAAAACATGCAGGCTTGGGTGTATTTTGAAAGCAGGTGGAAAGAATACCTCGGTGCAAGAGGGATCTTAGATAATAAGAATGAACCAAATTTCCCAGAAAATTACGATGTAAACAAGCGTGACAGTTTCTATGCCTACCTAAGCTACGATGGCGTTGGCGGAAGTAGCGGTCACGACGCGCCAATGATTGCATACGATGCCTTGCTAGGATGCAGCGGTAAGTGGGCGGAGCTGTGTTACCGAGCGATGCTTCACGGTGGTGACAGCGATACCACAGGGGCGATTGCTGGAGCTCTATTTGGAGCATTGTATGGCTTTTCGGGAGTTCCAGAAAATCACTACTCTGGTCTAGAGCAAAAGGATGAACTGTTCGAATTAGCAAACCAGTTATACACGTTGTCAGATAGAGATAGTTCCTAA
- the LOC127866567 gene encoding ADP-ribosylhydrolase ARH1-like: MGENALVKDETLKQKYVAAMVLGAVGDSLGYYNGRWEFERSGERIHTELKRLGGLDALEVCPPKWIVSDDTVMHIATGRALVQYGHRANFEDLFQTLAFEYKQCMTDMNGREPGLTCAEACEKLDPWKTGGWRIPFNDRAGGCGAAMRAMCIGLRYPHEDQLDDLIKVSIEAGRMTHHHPTGYLGSLTSALFMSYAIRGKQLREWGAALIQNVVVMAKEYIEKDCVYNCDNVKHWSYFTERWNEYLRLRNIADGKSEPIFPEYYKTNVNKRDQFYTFISYDNWGGSSGHDAPLIAYDAILECNGNWQTLCERGIFHGGDSDSTGIIAGSLFGALYGFNGVPEGNHSHVEKLADLVKIGESLFNLSFGKTSPGQCGNEANEPCTDVEQENPKSASGGEEETHRKENQMAFDQINGDTTNARDCGKDTVIDEDAREEFNKKPHGSNAVTDVRNVNGSANVPTEEVFETNIDTNDTTVNYGSVQGVDRKSNGDCSTHIIAGTMETHL; encoded by the coding sequence ATGGGTGAAAACGCACTCGTTAAAGACGAAACACTGAAACAGAAATATGTGGCCGCAATGGTTCTTGGAGCAGTAGGAGACTCATTGGGATATTACAACGGCCGCTGGGAGTTTGAACGATCTGGAGAACGGATACACACGGAACTTAAGCGATTGGGTGGACTCGATGCGCTAGAAGTGTGTCCGCCTAAATGGATCGTAAGCGACGATACTGTCATGCATATCGCTACCGGGCGAGCATTAGTTCAATATGGCCATAGGGCAAACTTTGAGGATCTATTTCAAACGTTagcatttgaatataaacaatgTATGACTGATATGAATGGGCGAGAACCAGGTCTTACATGTGCAGAAGCGTGCGAAAAACTTGATCCTTGGAAAACTGGTGGCTGGCGTATACCATTTAACGACCGTGCAGGGGGATGTGGTGCGGCGATGAGAGCGATGTGCATCGGGCTTCGATATCCCCATGAGGATCAGTTAGATGATCTAATAAAGGTCAGTATCGAGGCCGGGAGAATGACACACCACCATCCAACGGGTTATCTAGGCTCGCTGACCTCCGCTTTATTCATGTCATATGCCATCCGGGGTAAACAACTTCGCGAATGGGGTGCTGCTCTTATACAAAATGTCGTAGTTATGGCCAAAGAATACATTGAAAAAGATTGCGTTTACAATTGCGACAATGTGAAGCATTGGTCTTACTTTACTGAAAGATGGAACGAATATCTGAGGCTGAGAAATATCGCCGATGGAAAGAGCGAACCCATATTTCCTGAATACTACAAAACAAACGTCAACAAACGAGATCAGTTCTACACATTTATCAGTTATGACAACTGGGGTGGCAGCAGCGGTCACGATGCCCCACTGATTGCCTATGACGCAATTCTAGAATGTAATGGGAATTGGCAAACTCTCTGTGAAAGGGGAATATTTCACGGCGGTGATAGCGACAGCACGGGGATTATAGCAGGCAGTTTGTTTGGCGCCCTCTATGGGTTCAATGGAGTACCAGAAGGAAATCACAGCCATGTAGAGAAACTGGCAGATCTCGTAAAGATTGGAGAAAGTCTCTTCAATTTAAGCTTTGGTAAAACGTCACCTGGCCAATGCGGAAACGAAGCTAATGAACCATGTACAGATGTTGAACAAGAAAACCCGAAATCTGCGTCTGGTGGTGAAGAAGAAACGCACCGTAAAGAAAATCAAATGGCGTTCGACCAAATCAATGGCGACACCACCAATGCACGAGATTGTGGTAAAGACACCGTTATCGATGAAGACGCTCGAGAAGAATTCAACAAAAAGCCCCATGGTTCAAATGCCGTCACAGATGTGAGGAATGTCAACGGATCAGCAAATGTTCCAACGGAGGAAGTATTTGAAACCAATATAGACACGAATGATACAACAGTCAATTATGGTTCTGTTCAAGGTGTTGATAGAAAATCAAATGGTGATTGTAGTACTCATATAATCGCTGGAACGATGGAAACTCACTTATAA
- the LOC127866561 gene encoding BTB/POZ domain-containing protein 6-like — protein MSDNMSGSPPAYRWQVGKTIDQCLQGIFKNGIWTDVTFKCSDGRQVEAHRLVLAMRSPVFQAMFFGLCSEKKEEFEIEDADSTVFSEFLRFFYLDDAEVTQSNFHPLLILADKYEVPLLFQHMTKFIKSVVDVDNALELLELVIAFNAKQCMKTLLEFIDVNAEVLLNSEAFLRLNQRTVLTIIQGRTFNAPVTSLFEVTIKWAKKQCTEQGLKETGCNIRKVLGSLIYYLGLPTMTLDEFIKLTYKHEYLTFQEYEEIVAYIANNSSPLHDFMVEPRLPLYEILTVPIPHKFMYADYVLKSTITSELSFSLKADVKIVGFETHFDDFDFFGDGDDILEVDKISCLFFQGTVSVGETVVSQFESGFLNNGIVKVKLNDPVLLKQSSLPQHVTLSMVSRTGPVYVRYFSNEAIFSSSLAIKKVCYCEVHDGKNDFSFDKIIFENVSGRS, from the exons ATGTCAGATAACATGAGTGGCTCACCACCAGCATATCGCTGGCAGGTTGGTAAGACAATAGACCAGTGTCTCCAGGGAATATTTAAAAATGGCATCTGGACAGATGTGACCTTTAA GTGTTCCGATGGTAGACAGGTAGAGGCCCATAGGTTGGTGTTGGCTATGCGCAGTCCAGTATTTCAGGCTATGTTCTTCGGGCTCTGCTCAGAAAAGAAAGAGGAGTTTGAAATTGAGGATGCTGATTCTACTGTATTTTCTGAATTCCTAAG gtTCTTTTACTTAGATGATGCTGAAGTAACCCAGTCCAACTTTCATCCATTACTAATTCTGGCTGACAAGTACGAAGTTCCTTTGCTCTTCCAGCACATGACTAAGTTCATAAAGTCAGTTGTGGATGTTGACAATGCCCTGGAGCTGCTGGAGCTTGTTATTGCTTTTAATGCAAAGCAGTGCATGAAAACACTCCTGGAGTTCATAGATGTCAATGCAGAGGTGCTATTGAATTCTGAGGCATTTCTTAGGCTGAATCAGAGAACTGTGTTGACCATCATTCAAGGACGAACCTTTAATGCTCCAGTGACAAGTCTGTTTGAGGTCACCATTAAGTGGGCCAAAAAACAGTGCACTGAGCAAGGTCTTAAAGAAACTGGTTGTAACATCAGGAAGGTGCTTGGCTCACTGATTTACTATCTTGGATTACCAACAATGACACTGGATGAGTTTATTAAATTAACATACAAACATGAGTACCTCACATTTCAAGAATATGAAGAAATTGTGGCCTACATTGCCAACAACTCATCGCCACTACATGACTTCATGGTAGAGCCACGTCTACCGCTCTATGAGATCCTAACTGTGCCCATTCCTCATAAATTTATGTATGCGGATTATGTCCTAAAATCCACCATTACCAGTGAATTATCTTTCTCCTtgaaagctgatgttaaaattgTTGGCTTTGAAACCCATTTcgatgattttgatttttttggtgATGGTGATGACATATTAGAGGTGGATAAAATCAGCTGTTTATTTTTCCAGGGTACCGTTTCAGTGGGGGAAACAGTTGTTAGTCAGTTTGAGTCTGGTTTCTTAAACAATGGTATAGTGAAAGTGAAACTTAACGATCCAGTGTTGCTGAAACAGTCGAGTTTGCCCCAACACGTGACATTGTCAATGGTATCACGAACAGGCCCAGTTTATGTACGGTATTTTTCTAATGAGGCAATCTTCAGCAGTTCCTTGGCAATCAAAAAAGTTTGCTATTGTGAAGTTCACGATGGAAAGAATGATTTTTCATTCGacaaaataatttttgaaaatgtgtCTGGACGAAGTTGA
- the LOC127866566 gene encoding uncharacterized protein LOC127866566: MSSRQTAHRHFESQALYNCVLNDNVSIEPLQSKINFSNTMSLEVSGSKRSNEVENEAQEIEALVYSAKVGQWQKVWDILGSPSNPRKGYLINVIPQSRRWGVLHQAVYWQDPNILRIVLKFKSCDSDMKAKKCMSACGETGRMNSLDIANAYGYTAMSTILSNHMMNSVREQKIPTFQPYDGYCDNKGLCLLSVTLASYKPAFHPSPVDPNKSVLTLLLDIFTDICRGDSRWKKVQEVVADSVYAVSSEKAEYIRACIDRESFFGQVIRSYTNENNSIYSYLNMAFRRQREQNYSPSADDLAMGPYCVMYQMLLLFWNNLERENTRTYRKMVLTKTDADKYTKGTKFVWQSIVSSAVQHDHTHAFPTQGPIGDTTIIFTIDNSTPCVWQPRNIEAHAEFEETERTYPAGAKFVVTNKKVVDGEVRVDLTLLAK; the protein is encoded by the exons ATGTCAAGTAGACAAACGGCGCACAGGCATTTTGAATCGCAAGCGCTTTACAACTGCGTTTTAAACGATAACGTTTCAATAGAGCCACTTCAGTCGAAGATTAATTTTTCAAATACGATGTCGCTTGAAGTGAGTGGAAG CAAAAGAAGTAACGAAGTTGAAAATGAAGCGCAAGAAATCGAAGCGCTGGTATATTCAGCAAAAGTTGGCCAATGGCAAAAGGTATGGGATATATTGGGGTCGCCTTCAAATCCAAGAAAGGGCTACTTAATAAATGTGATCCCGCAGAGTCGGAGATGGGGCGTGCTTCACCAGGCGGTATACTGGCAAGATCCCAATATCCTACGAATTGTGTTGAAATTCAAATCGTGCGATTCGGATATGAAGGCTAAGAAGTGTATGTCTGCATGCGGAGAGACGGGGCGAATGAACTCACTGGACATTGCAAATGCATACGGCTATACGGCGATGAGTACCATTTTATCAAACCACATGATGAACAGCGTTCGGGAACAGAAAATTCCGACATTTCAACCGTATGATGGTTACTGTGACAACAAAGGGCTGTGTTTGTTATCCGTCACATTGGCATCTTATAAACCAGCCTTCCATCCATCTCCTGTTGATCCAAACAAGTCTGTTTTGACTCTGCTTCTCGACATTTTTACCGACATTTGCAGGGGCGATAGCAGATGGAAAAAGGTTCAGGAGGTGGTTGCCGATTCGGTGTATGCCGTATCAAGTGAAAAGGCGGAATACATAAGGGCGTGTATTGACAGAGAATCCTTCTTTGGCCAGGTAATTCGCTCATACACGAATGAAAACAATTCGATCTACTCGTACTTAAACATGGCATTCAGAAGGCAAAGGGAGCAAAACTACAGTCCGAGCGCAGACGACCTGGCAATGGGCCCTTACTGTGTCATGTACCAAATGCTGTTGCTGTTTTGGAATAATCTCGAAAGGGAAAATACTCGCACGTACAGAAAGATGGTGCTCACAAAGACTGATGCAGATAAATACACAAAGGGAACGAAATTTGTTTGGCAGTCCATAGTTTCCTCGGCTGTTCAACATGATCACACACACGCATTCCCTACTCAGGGTCCTATAGGAGACACGACAATAATATTCACAATCGACAACTCCACGCCGTGCGTTTGGCAGCCACGCAACATCGAGGCACACGCAGAGTTCGAGGAAACGGAACGGACATATCCGGCTGGAGCAAAGTTTGTTGTCACAAACAAAAAGGTTGTAGATGGGGAAGTGCGTGTGGACCTTACGCTGCTCGCTAAGTGA
- the LOC127866562 gene encoding ADP-ribosylhydrolase ARH1-like: MTLGDIKRMREKYEAAMVLSGVGDALGFKNGEWEYCTSGDQIHSEVHSRGGLENIDVRLPDWRVSDDTIFHIATGKALAEHGKIREKMPLFRKLAEEYKLRASALSKRSPGEVTLQSCRQLDPWTFNGHMIPFNPKGGGSGAAMRSMCIGLRFWKKEQIQDLVHVSVEAGMMTHHHPTGYLGSLASALFTSYAIQGRPTREWGVELLKNLPIAEEYVKSRKEFVRENMSAWPFFENSWKAYLKTRGIQDGRREPRFPENFNVAARDTFYRTLSYDGWGGSSGHDAPMIAYDALLGSCGSWRELCNRAMFHGGDSDTTGVIAGCWYGALYGYAGVPERNFKNLEFGTQLREIGKRLYDISH; this comes from the coding sequence ATGACGTTAGGAGATATAAAACGTATGAGAGAGAAGTACGAGGCTGCCATggttttgagtggtgtaggtgaCGCACTTGGATTCAAAAACGGAGAATGGGAATATTGTACATCTGGGGATCAAATACATTCAGAAGTGCACAGTCGTGGTGGACTGGAGAACATTGACGTTCGCCTACCAGATTGGAGAGTCAGTGATGACACAATATTCCACATAGCAACTGGAAAGGCTCTTGCTGAGCATGGGAAGATACGAGAGAAAATGCCTCTTTTTAGAAAATTGGCCGAAGAGTATAAACTGCGTGCCTCTGCTCTTAGTAAGCGGTCACCAGGAGAAGTAACTCTGCAATCCTGCCGTCAACTTGACCCTTGGACCTTCAATGGACACATGATACCGTTCAATCCGAAGGGTGGTGGGTCAGGTGCTGCAATGCGATCTATGTGTATTGGACTAAGGTTTTGGAAGAAGGAACAGATTCAGGACTTGGTGCACGTGAGCGTCGAGGCTGGCATGATGACTCATCATCACCCCACTGGTTACTTAGGTTCACTGGCGTCAGCGTTGTTTACGTCGTATGCCATACAGGGAAGACCCACACGAGAGTGGGGAGTGGAACTTCTGAAGAATCTCCCTATTGCCGAGGAATATGTCAAATCTAGGAAAGAGTTTGTGCGAGAAAACATGTCTGCATGGCCTTTCTTTGAGAACAGTTGGAAAGCGTACTTAAAAACAAGAGGAATTCAAGACGGTCGAAGGGAACCGCGCTTTCCAGAAAATTTCAACGTCGCAGCAAGAGACACATTTTACCGAACGCTCAGCTATGATGGATGGGGAGGGAGCAGTGGACACGATGCGCCAATGATCGCCTACGATGCACTGCTTGGCTCCTGTGGAAGCTGGCGAGAGTTGTGCAACAGGGCCATGTTCCACGGGGGTGACAGCGACACCACAGGGGTCATAGCGGGGTGTTGGTACGGCGCTCTATACGGATACGCCGGCGTCCCTGAGAGGAACTTCAAAAATTTGGAATTCGGGACTCAGCTTCGAGAAATCGGGAAGCGTCTTTATGATATTTCACACTGA